The stretch of DNA AATATTTTTTAAGCAGTTGATTATAACTTTGAATTGATTCAACAACGGATTTAATACATTGTTGAGCTTGTTGCCCACCAAGTCCAATATAGTTGTGATTAAACTTAAAATCCTTACAAAGTTGAGCATAGCTAACAGAAACATACCTATCCTTAAATTCAGAACGATAGAAATCATTCTTATCAAAAAATTCTCTTCTAGGACATCGAGCAAAATGAGCCTGTCGAACAGAAAATAAAGTGGAGTTTGACAAATTATTAGACAGATGACAAGCCCAAATTAGATAGGATTCAGTTTCATCAGAAACATTACCCGAAAGAAGAATTTTTTGAGTTTGATAGTTAGGTTTTAAGTCCTCCATAAATACTCTAGATTAATTTGTTGTATTTTAGTATACAAAGTTAAGTAAATTGCCGTGTTTATGGAGTCCAAGCTACTTTGTGGCATCAACGGGACAAGTAAGTACAGAGACAGTAAAGAGGTACATACAAAATCAGCGTTCAGCTTAGGGAGACAGGGGGTTAAAACCCCTAACTTATTTTCATCCTATGGCTAAAGCCGATAGGCTCTCAATTGGAAGATTTTATGGTAGTATAGCAATACTGGGTTAGGTTAGGACAAAGTAAGCTAGTATTAGGATTAAAGCGATCGCTAAAAAAGAAGAAGAAAATGCCTGCTCCCTATAGCTACGATTTGAGAAAAAAAGCGGTAAATGCAGTAAAAAGAGGAGAGAAGAAAATAGTTATTTGTTAAGTTATTTGACCTCTTTTACCGTAAAATTATTTCTCTAATGTATCATAGATTCCATAAGCGTTTACTGATACAATACCACGATCTATTTTTCCAATACTTACCCAAGTATTGTCGAGCCACATAATCTGTTTTTGTTCCCTTCTTTGTATCTCCTGTTTCATCAATTACTACTGTAATTGCTTGTTGTTTTAATGCTTCAAGAGTTTGATTTAATCTTCGGGCTTTTAATTCTTCTACTGACCAAGGTGAATTAGCAATAAAATGATGTAATGATTGAGGTGAAGATATTCCGACAAATGAACGCTATTTCTGGTAAGGATTTCTTTTTAATTGGTGAGATAATTCCTTGATGTAAATATTTGAAGCATTCGTAACTTCTGACTTCAACAAATAAATCATTATAAGCCTGACAATATCGATCAATGATAGAAACTGTGGGTTAAGCATCTCTCTTTAAATGTTTGAGAATCTGTAATTCTATATCGATTGTCTCATCTAGCTTGTAGCTATCTGGAGTTTTGGTTTTCTTATTTTAATTCTCGGAGAGTGACATAAGAAGGATAACTGCCAGTTTGAAACAGCCCTATATCATAAAACACGTAGGAAATTATATTTTAAGTTGCTCTTACTAGAGTAGTAAAAGCAAAATAAACTAATGAACCACTGATAATTAACATTGAAGGAACAATTAAAGCAGCTTTTGCTTCGGAAATATTCCAAATTTGGGTACATCCAGCATAAAAAGTTAGAATACTATAACAAAAACCATAAATCAACAGAATTATTATTAATAAATTTAAGGATAGAGGTACAATAAAACCAAGTATTAAAGTCATTAAACCAAGCGGAATCAAAGCAGCCCCAACAATAAATATATCTCCTTCTATACCACCACTACCTCGACAAAAATTCCGCATTAAATTGGCAATTATAATTAAACTAAAAAAAGGAATTGAACCGAGCAGTAATAGTTCTAACCAAGGAAAATTAGTTTCTGCCCAAATCATATAAATACCATTGAGAAAAAATAAATTTGTTAAGGCAGCATAAATAATTCCTACTTCCATTGCTTGCTGTTTTTCCAAACGCGCAAAAGCAGGTAATAATCCTCCTCCTGGATTAAATAAATAAATTACTAAGCTTGTTAAAACATTACTTAATAAATTACCAGACCAGCCAAATAAATCGTTAATTTGCCAATTTTTTGGATTTAAAGCTTGAATATTCTTTTTAGTTAAACGATAAGCACTATGATTGCCTTGAAGACGAAATAGTTCTGCTGCCGTATGCAAATCTTCAACTGCTGGTATACTATCTTTTAAATCTCGATAGGCTATACCCCGATAATAATAAGCTTGAGCATAACTTTTTTCATGATAAATTGCTTGAGTATAAGAAGCGATCGCTGATTGAGTATAACCGAGACGATATCTCGCTCTTCCTTGATAGTAATGAGCTTTACCAACAGTCATATCGATTTCTAAAACACGGGAACAATCTTCAAGTACGCCTTGATTGTCTCCAAGTTTATACCGCATTTCGCAACGCTTGAGATACGCCTCTACAAAATTAGTATCAAGCTCGATCGCTTTAGTATAATAATCTATAGCTCTTTGATATTCTCTTTGTTGAGATTTTTGTACGCCTTTAAAATAGTAGTCTTGAGAAGTTGAAGCAGAATTTTTGATTCTACTGGTTTGATTGGTAAAAGCACGCTCACGATCATAGCGACGGCGTTTAGTTGTATCGGAAAGAACATTGTATGCTTGAGAAATCAGTTTAAATTTTTCTGCTGCTACCAAGTCATTAGGATTAAGATCAGGATGATATTGGCGTGCAAGACGACGAAAAGATGCTTTAATATCTTGAATAGACGCATCAGAAGAAACTTGAAGAATAAAGTAGTAATCTTCAGTTTTTGCCATTGATTTACCCTATTTTGATAACTAAACCTCCAAAAACAACCTCAATCTCTTCCATAAAAGTAACAGATTGGGCAACTATTGTAACTTTACTTCATCTTAATTGAAGGGGTTTGCTCTACAAAAATTATTACTATAATTTCTTACTTTTAGAGGTTTTTTAGTTAAATTGGTGGTTCTATCGTTACAATAATCTTTATTTTCTAAACAATTGTACCGAGTTATAAGTTTGAGCAACTATAGTGATGAAGTTTGTTTTTTTTCTTGTTTAAGTTGAGGAGGCCGATCAAACAATAATTTTTTTTTGAGAAGTGATTTTGAATAATTCTAATTAACTGCTTAAAATCTGAGCGGAAATTATTTAATTGTTAACCAGCTAATTAAAACTTGGTCTTTTATTTATTTGTATGCAAACTTTTTTAATTATTTGGATTGGACAAGTTGTTTCTTTATTCGGTTCTAAATTGACAGAATTTGCGTTAGGATTTTGGATTTTAGAACAAACTTATCAAGAAACTGGAACAATCTCTCAATTTGCTCTCACAATTCTTTTGATTTATTTGCCAAAAGTAATCATTTCTCCTGTGGCAGGAGTGTTGATAGACCGTTGGAATCGACGCTATGCAATGATTTTAAGCGATTCTGTATCAGGAATAATTACTTTAGTAGTAATGTTGCTGGTTTTCACGGGAAAACTACAAGTTTGGCATATTTATGTAGCAGTCACAATTAATTCTGCGTTTGGCGCATTTCAATTACCTGCTTATCTAGCTGCGATCGCTCAACTTGTTCCTAAAGAAAATTTCAGTCGTGCTAATGGCATGGTACAAGCTTCTAGTGGGGCAGCTAAAATTGCTGCTCCTTTTGTTGCTGGTTTGTTAATGAAAATGTTTGGCATTGAAGCGGTGCTATTTATTGATCTAACTACTTTTGTCGTAGCTTTAATTACATTATTAGGCGTTAGGTTTCCTAATCATAAACGAGCTAGTCATAGAAAGACCAAGATTATCGAACAAATTGTCAACGAAACTTTATCAGCTTGGAATTACATTGTCGCCCGAACAAGCTTACTTAAGCTACTCAGTTTTATTGCGATTAGCTACTTTACAACAGGAATGTTAGAAGTAGTTTTGTGGCCTTTATTATATAAACCAGACTCAACCACTGAATTAGGTTCGGTTCTTTCAATTGGTGGTTTTGGAATGTTGTTGGGTAGTATTTTAATGACGGTTTGGAATGGCCCTAAATATTTGGTCAAAACTATTATTATTTTTGTTGGTATTCAAGGAATAATTATTTTATTAAGTGGTTTAAAAATTTCAATAATAGTAGTAGGAATTGGTGTTTTTTGCTATTTATTTTCCTTACCGATTATTGTTAGTTGTAATCAAACCATTTGGCAACGTAAAATTCCCCCACGCTTGCAAGGAAGAATTTTTGCTCTACAACAAACTATTGAAAGATCTCTGGCTATTTGTGCTTACCTTTTAGCTGGACCTTTAGTAGACCGAGTACTAAATCCTTTAATGAATGAAAATGGCTTTTTAGCTCATAGTATTGGCAAAATTATTGGTACAGGATTAGGACAAGGAATTGCTTTACTATTAATTTTACTCGGGTTAGTTAATCTAGTTGCTGCTGCGATCGCTTGGCGACAACCACGCTTACAAAAATTAGAAAAGGAACTACCAGACTTGGGGAAGTCAAATTTTAAATTTGAACAATTTGATTTAACAGAACACCATAATTCTGAATATCATTTGCACAAATCAAATTAATTTTTTTTGTTCATTGCCATGAAAATTGCTATTATTACCTCTGGTTTTCTTCCTGTAATTGATGGAGTAACTGTTAGTGGCTGGAATCGCATCCAAAAATTAAGTGAATGGGGACATCAGGTATTATTATTTTGTCCCGATTATAGTGCGATCGCTTCAATTTATCCTAATTGGCAAGATTTTACAGGTAATATTTTACCTGGAGTCAGAGTAGTCAACTTAAAAAGTACTCCTTTTTTTGTCGAATTTGAACGTAATGTAGCTTTCTATTCCTATTCAAAATTACAGGATGAACTAGAAAAATTTAAACCAGACATTATTCATGTTGATGAACCAGAACGTTTATTTGTTGGTTTCTGGAGGATAGCAGGTAAAGATTATGCTAAAAAACATTACATTCCCTGTATTAGTTTTTTCAGAACCAACTTTCTTGAATATTTAGAAGACTTTTTTCCTTTGCCAACGGCCTTACTCAACTTTCTTAAATATATAGTTAGAAAATTAATTCTTTTTGTTTACAACTCCTACGATTTAACTCTGGTAACAAGTAAAATTACTGAGCCAAAAATTAAAGACATTGGCATTAAAAATATTTGCTATAGCAATTTGCTTGGTTTTGATTCTTCTAAATATAATCTTCAATTACGTCAAACAAATTTTTTTAAAACTAACTATAATCTTCCTGAACTAGACAATAAAATAAAACTAGTATTTTTAGGAAGATTAACACCTGATAAAGGTTGGAGTTTTACTCTTAAAACATTCCCAAAACTTTTTCAAACTATTGATAAAAATAAAATTGCTATTCTGATTATTGGTGATGGAGAAATGAAGACAGAAATTTGTCAGACAATCAGTCAATTTACTCCTCACTTTTATTGTTTTGGTAGAGTCGTTCCAGAAGAAATTCCTTTACTGTTAGTCAATAGTGATTTTCACGTTACAACTTCAGAAAAAGAAACCAGAGGACTAACTGTTCTTGAAGCTTTTGCTGCTAATATTCCAGTTTTAGCTCCTCGTGCTGGCGGAGTAGTAGAAAATATTCAAGATGGAATTAATGGATTTTTATTTACTCCCCAAGACCAAGATGATTTTATTCATAAGTTAAAAATATTAGTAGAAAATCAATCTTTACGTCAGCAAATGGGAATTCAAGGCAGAAAATCAGTGATTGGTAAATATAGCTGGGAACAGGCTGTAACAAATTTATTAAATATTTGGGAAGAGCAAATTATTCGCTATCAAAATATTATTGTTGATGGTTGACGATTATTAGTAAAGTAAAAAGCGCTTCGGCGTCAGAAACGTGAAACGAAGGATCAAAGGGCGGAATGCCCCGCTTGCAAGCCCCGATGGATTCCCCACACTTGAATTAAATTCAAGTGTACCGAGCGGTAAAAAACTGATAACTGGTGTACAGACGTTCCATGGAACGTCTCTACTGGTAACTGTCATAACCTAGCTTTAACCTACATAAAGCCTTAAACTTAATTTTGCAGAGTACAAAACAAAAGATTGCCAAACTATGACAATCTCCAAAATATCTGCATTTGATGTTGAACGTAAAATAGATAAGTCGTGCGAAAAATCATTCTTGCTGGGAACTGGAAAATGTACAAGACTCAAGCAGAGTCTGTTGAATTTGTGCAAAAATTTAAACCTGAAATAGAAGATACTGCTGAAGGAAGAGAAATTGTTTTATGCACTCCCTTTACCTCTCTAACGGCAATGTCCAAAATTTTACACGGCAGTAAAATTCGTTTAGGTGCGCAAAATATTCATTGGGAAGATCAAGGAGCGTACACTGGAGAAATTGCAGGTAATATGCTCACAGAAATTGGAGTTAATTATGTAATTATTGGTCATAGCGAACGCCGTCAATATTTTGGAGAAACAGATGAGACTGTTAATTTACGTCTCAAAGCTGCACAACGTCATGGAATGATACCAATTCTTTGTGTTGGTGAAACCAAACAACAACGAGATGCAAGACAAACTGAAAATGTTATTATCAATCAACTTCAACAAGATTTAGTTGATATCGATCAAAATAACTTAGTCATAGCTTATGAACCTATTTGGGCGATTGGTACAGGAGATACTTGCGAGTCTGTTGAAGCTAATCGAGTGATTGGGATTATTCGTAAGCAACTAACTAATCAAAATGTTCCGATTCAGTACGGTGGTTCTGTTAAACCAAATAATATTGATGAAATTATGGCACAACCAGAAATTGATGGTGTACTCGTAGGAGGTGCTAGTTTAGAAGCTGATAGTTTTGCTCGGATTGTTAATTATCAGTAGTTAAAGCTTGATGGCAACCTTTTTGGTTGCCTGGAAAAAGCAATTGTGCCAGGAGTCAAAGCTAATAGTTAAGAAAAAGTTTTGTCTCAATGAAATAATTGTATCTATTTTTTTTATTATCAAAACTTAATTGTTATTTTTTCTATTGCTGATTATTTTTGCTCAAAGTTCTCTAACTAACTTAATAAGGTTAGTTTTTTTTTGCTAATTAACTAAGTTTTATATTTATCAAAAAAAACAATTATTTTTTAGTTTAAAAATAGTAAATTAAATTCTAAAGTTTCATCAAAATAAAAAAAATATCTTTTTGGTATTTAATTATTTTTCAAAAAATAAAAAAATAAATTGTTTTAGTTTATTTTTTTGTTTTATATCTATTATTTACAATATTCCTTGTGTTTAGAGTGGTTTTTAAAAGTAGATTCTTTAACATAAATTATTATTTTTGTTTTTTAAAAATCTTAGCACTTTTGAGCTTATAGTTGATTTAATTATTAGGACATGAATAAAAAACAATTAACTGAACAAAACTTGATCTATTCACTTTGAGAAAAAAAAATAAATTAAAACTAATAATCTTTAATTCTTGTTTTTATAAAATCTTTACTCAATATTTACATAAATGTTAATTTTTATAATTGACAGAGTTTCTTAAGCAAGTTAACTTCTTATATAAAGCTAATTTTTATGAATCAAAAACTTACTTATTGTCTCACGAAAACAATTTGCTTTTTATAGCATTGGTAATCTAAGAGTTTACCTATTTTACACTTATTTTTTCTACCAAAAAGACTGTTCTATTTAAGCTATTAAACATATCATGACAAGACCAAAACAAGGTCAATTAGAATCAACCAAATCTCCTTTTCGACAACTAAGACTAGCAGCAAGACTATCTCAAGAGAAATTAGCTAGCCAAATTGGTGTAGCTGTTTCTACTATTCGTCGCTGGGAAAAAGGACAAGCAGAACCGACAATGACTGTGGCACAAATGAAAGCATTTTGCCAAGCAGTCAACAAAAACTTAGACGAGTTGCCAAATTCTTTTTTACCACCATCAGATTAGTTATTTTCTGATATTTGTAAACGGAATTGATTAAAGCAAACTTTTATCTAAGATTTTGAATTAAATACTATCGGTAACACTACTAAAATGAAAATTTGTTATTTTACAGCCAGGTATGACGTTGCTTCCGCAGCGTTGTACCTTACCGACAGCTTCTAAATTAGCAAGCATCTCTGGTAGGCTTTGATTAAAACGCAAATTTTTAACGGGATAGACTAGTTGACCATTTTCAATCAAGAAAGTACCGTCTCTAGTCATACCCGTAACTTCTAAAGTTTTGGGATTAACAGAACGAACGTACCAGGCACGACTAACTAAGATGCCTTGTTTCGTTTGTGCAATTAAATCTGAGAGGCTTTGTGACGAACCTTTCATGACAAGAGGATAAAAAGCTCCTGTTGCTGTTTGTTGTTGTTGCTGCGCCCAATAACGACTATAGGAAAGAGTTTGAGGTATGCCATCTTTAATGATTTCTAGATAATTATTACTTAAGCCATCACCAAAAAAAGTACTTCCTTGTAATAAAGGGTGAGCAGAGTTACGCTGTACTTGAAGTAGAGGGCTAAAAATTCTTTCTCCTACTCGATTACCAAATTGACCTTTTTGATCGCTCCGCGCCTCCGCTCTGCCGAGATCGCGACAAGACATAAAAGAACGGCCTTCATCTGCTGCCCTAGCATCTAAATTCCAAATCACCCAAGGTAATAAACTCCCCATAGCTGCGGGTTCAAAAATTACTGTATAGTTTCCTGGTTTGATGGGACGAGGTTGCCGAGATGCGATCGCTTTTTGGATGACTTCTTCAGTTATACTTTCAAGTGGTAATTGTTCGATACTCCAGGCGGTACGATTATTCCAACTAGAACCATCTTCTTGACGAGCGGTAAAACTAAAATCGGCTTCAGTAGTGCGATCGCAAACTCTTAATCCTGCCGAATTACCAATCGCTTGTAAGGAGACTGCGCTACTAAGAGTACCTGAACCATTTACCCCTGCATTTTTGGCACGCAGACATATTTGTTGTAGCATTTCGCCTTTGGCAAGAGGAGATAAACTAGCTGTGGCAAGATCAAACGCAGGAGTTCTTGATTCATAATTCTGGGGAGGAAGTAGTGGCATCCATTCGGGATCTGCTGGTGCAAAACGAGCTAATTCTTCTGAACGACGTACAGTTTGTTTGATTGCCTCTGGATCAAGTTCGGTGGTAGAGGCAGAAGCACTACTTTTGCCAAAATAACTAATAATAGATAGTTTGAAGCGATTTTTGCGAATATTTTGACTAATTTGATTTTCGCAAAAGCGACTTAAAGCAGATTCGCTATTGCTGAGGCTAACAAACACCCCTTCAGCCTGAGATTGTTTGATGGTAGATTCGATTAATGCTAAAGCTTCTTCTTGAGTGATGAGAGTGTTGGTTGTAGCTAAAGTCATAATTAATTATTCAGTAAATAGTAATTAGCTTAAATGAGATCTAGTCAAGCTAATGGTTAATGGTTGATTGTTTTTCCCTAATAATTAGTAATTTAGTTCTTAGTATCAATCTAAACTAGATAAATAACTATCTTGAATTTATCAAATGACTTTTTCTGCTCAACTAATCGCTTTAGGACAATATCTTGCTGGAGAATTTGACAATCATCCTCAAGCTTTAGCTCAACCTGCGTGGTATGTTCATTTGCGTTTGTGGATACGACCAGTACCTTTATTTACTGAAGATAGTATTACTTTATTTGCCGAACAAGCTAGCGTAGTCAATCTTAACCAACCTTATCGCCCTCGTCTTCTACGTCTTAGGGAAAACGAAGCTTCTCCTCAACAACTGCGAGTAGAGTATTATATGTTCAAAGATATCGAATCGGTTAAGGATGCAGGGACAAATCCTCAGCTTTTGCAGCAAATAACTTTAGAACAAATTGAATTTTTACCAAATTGCACTCTCAACGTAGAATTTCAGCACAATTCAGCAAATAAATATCATTTTAAAACTTCTCCCCAGAGTGACTGTCCTTGTAGTTTTAATTATCAAGGTAAAAACTTCCAAGTATTTTTGGGTTTTGAAGTGACTCCTGAAACTTTATTAACTTACGACAAAGGTATCGATCCTCAAACAGGTAAAGGAATTTGGGGTGCTTTACTTGGTGCTTACCAATTTACTAAAATCCAAGACTTTGCTGATGAATTATTAATTTAATAAAAACAAAGTAGGGAGAATTTATGAATCCTCCCTACTTATTCAAAAGATATTATCAATAAAACAATATGCTCAAATTACATTAAACCTAATTGAGCCAAAATTCCTTTACCAGTCATTAATTCAGTTGCGATCGTGATTATAAATCCTAACATCGCTAAACGACCATTCCAGTTTTCAGCAAAAGAAGTAAAACCAAATTTATTTTCTTGCTTTTCCATGATTATGAACCTTATGATTGCAGAAGTGTAAATTAGTCAAGTATTTGTGATTTATTGTAACTATCACCGTCAAAAATTGCAACATTTCTTTATACTGTGATTGAGGAGCTTTTTTTGTATTATTTAATATAGGACAAAAATAATTCAGCAAAACTCACGCTTAACTTAGCCTCTTAACTTTGAGCATAATTAAATTAATCATCCATCAGAACGTAGTAGCTAAATTTATCAACCTTGATTAAGACAGAAACTTTAGAGTTATTAGAATGGCATCGTTTGTGTCAACATCTTTCTACTTTTGCAGCTACCAAATTAGGAACAGTGGCAGCTAGGGGATTACAATTACCAACTACCAAAACAGAAAGTCTTCAATTATTAGCCCAGACTAAGGAAGTTTATAGTTTAGAACAGCAGTTAGATTCTAGCTGGTCGTTTAAAGGGATTGAAGATATTGGAGAATCCTTAGAAAGAGCGAAAATCGGCGGACTTTTATCTGCTCAAGAATTACTAGATTTGGCTACCACTTTGGCAGGAGTCCGAAGATTACGCAGAACTATTGATGCTAAGACAGAAGATTTACCAACTTTAACTCAATTAGTCACCGAACTACGGACTTATCCAGAACTAGAACAAGAAATCCATCATTGTATCGACGATCGCGGTGAAGTAACTGACCGAGCTAATCCCAAATTAGCAGAGATTCGTAGTCAAATAAAAAGATTACGCGACAAAATCTATAAAATTCTCCAAAATATAGTTCAAAAACAGGGAGGAGCAGTTCAAGAAGCGGTAATTACCCAACGCGATGGTCGTTTTGTGATTCCTGTTAAAGCACCGCAAAAAGATTCTATTCCTGGCATCGTCCACGATATTTCTAGTACTGGTTCTACTTTATATGTTGAACCCAATGCAGTAGTTCAGTTAGGGAATCAACTCAGACAAGCAGAAAGACAAGAAAAAAGAGAAGAAGAAGCGGTTTTAAGAGCTTTAACCGAAAAAGTCGCAGCAGTACAAGAAGACTTAGAACAATTACTTGCGATCGCAACAGTCTTGGATTTGGCGACGGCAAGGGCGCGTTATAGTTGGTGGTTGGGGGCAAATCCTCCTCGGTTTGTTGATGTTAATCAAGGAGAAACTGTAACCTTACGTCAGTTGAGACATCCTTTGTTAGTCTGGCAACAACAGCACGAACAAGGTACAGAGGTTGTCCCGATTGATGTGCAAATTCAGCCTCAGATTCGGGTAGTAGCCATTACAGGACCTAATACAGGAGGTAAAACAGTCACCCTCAAGACGATAGGTTTAGCTGCCCTGATGGCCAAAGCGGGTTTGTTTATTCCTGCCAAAGAACCTGTAGAAATACCTTGGTTTGAGCAAGTTTTAGCTGATATTGGAGACGAACAATCTTTACAACAAAGTTTATCCACTTTTTCGGGTCATATTCGTCGAATTAGTCGCATTATTGAAACGTCAAGCCTACAAGATTCCCTGATTTTATTTGATGAAATTGGGGCAGGTACAGATCCCGCCGAAGGTAGTGCTTTAGCGATCGCAATTCTGAAATATTTAGCAGAAAAAGCTTTGTTAACTATAGCAACTACTCATTATGGAGAATTAAAAGCTCTTAAATATCAAGATGAGCGATTTGAAAATGCTTCAGTAGAATTTAACGATCAAACTTTAAAACCTACTTATCGTTTATTGTGGGGAATTCCTGGACGTTCTAATGCCCTAACGATTGCCCATCGACTAGGATTAAAATCAGAAATTATTGAGGATGCCCAACAGCGAGTTGGAGTTAGTGCTTCCCAAGAGCTTAATTTGGTAATTTCTGCTTTAGAAGCCGAAAGAAGAGAACAAGAAAACAAAGCCAAAGAAGCTACTAAATTATTAGAACAAACCGAACGTTTTTATACGGAAGTATCAGCCAAAGCCTCTTCTCTCCAAGAAAGAGAAAGAGAATTAAAAATATCTCAAGAAAAAGCAGTTCAACAAGCAATTCTCGCAGCTAAAGGTGAAATTGCTCAAGTAATTCGGCGTTTACAACAAGGAGAACAAACTGCCCAAAAAGCCCAAAAAGCTACAGAGGAACTCAATCAAATTGCCGAAAGGGAATTAGCCAAAACTAAACAACCCAAACGAACCAAACCAGGTTACAAACCGAAAGTAGGAGAAAGAATTAAAATTCCTAGCCTCGGACAAACAGGAGAAGTATTAAGTATTGACGAGGAGGAAAAACAATTAACTGTTCGTTTTGGGTTGATGAAAATGACAGTAGCCGTTGACGAGATCGAATCCTTAGATGGACAAAAAGTTGAAACAGCAGTTAAAGCTAAAACTGCATCATCAACTAAAACCAAACCAGCAGCGGCCAAACCACCCGTAGCAGTGAGAACTTCCAAAAATACCATTGATTTAAGAGGTAGTAGAGTTGCCAACGC from Stanieria cyanosphaera PCC 7437 encodes:
- a CDS encoding J domain-containing protein, producing MAKTEDYYFILQVSSDASIQDIKASFRRLARQYHPDLNPNDLVAAEKFKLISQAYNVLSDTTKRRRYDRERAFTNQTSRIKNSASTSQDYYFKGVQKSQQREYQRAIDYYTKAIELDTNFVEAYLKRCEMRYKLGDNQGVLEDCSRVLEIDMTVGKAHYYQGRARYRLGYTQSAIASYTQAIYHEKSYAQAYYYRGIAYRDLKDSIPAVEDLHTAAELFRLQGNHSAYRLTKKNIQALNPKNWQINDLFGWSGNLLSNVLTSLVIYLFNPGGGLLPAFARLEKQQAMEVGIIYAALTNLFFLNGIYMIWAETNFPWLELLLLGSIPFFSLIIIANLMRNFCRGSGGIEGDIFIVGAALIPLGLMTLILGFIVPLSLNLLIIILLIYGFCYSILTFYAGCTQIWNISEAKAALIVPSMLIISGSLVYFAFTTLVRAT
- a CDS encoding MFS transporter — protein: MQTFLIIWIGQVVSLFGSKLTEFALGFWILEQTYQETGTISQFALTILLIYLPKVIISPVAGVLIDRWNRRYAMILSDSVSGIITLVVMLLVFTGKLQVWHIYVAVTINSAFGAFQLPAYLAAIAQLVPKENFSRANGMVQASSGAAKIAAPFVAGLLMKMFGIEAVLFIDLTTFVVALITLLGVRFPNHKRASHRKTKIIEQIVNETLSAWNYIVARTSLLKLLSFIAISYFTTGMLEVVLWPLLYKPDSTTELGSVLSIGGFGMLLGSILMTVWNGPKYLVKTIIIFVGIQGIIILLSGLKISIIVVGIGVFCYLFSLPIIVSCNQTIWQRKIPPRLQGRIFALQQTIERSLAICAYLLAGPLVDRVLNPLMNENGFLAHSIGKIIGTGLGQGIALLLILLGLVNLVAAAIAWRQPRLQKLEKELPDLGKSNFKFEQFDLTEHHNSEYHLHKSN
- a CDS encoding glycosyltransferase encodes the protein MKIAIITSGFLPVIDGVTVSGWNRIQKLSEWGHQVLLFCPDYSAIASIYPNWQDFTGNILPGVRVVNLKSTPFFVEFERNVAFYSYSKLQDELEKFKPDIIHVDEPERLFVGFWRIAGKDYAKKHYIPCISFFRTNFLEYLEDFFPLPTALLNFLKYIVRKLILFVYNSYDLTLVTSKITEPKIKDIGIKNICYSNLLGFDSSKYNLQLRQTNFFKTNYNLPELDNKIKLVFLGRLTPDKGWSFTLKTFPKLFQTIDKNKIAILIIGDGEMKTEICQTISQFTPHFYCFGRVVPEEIPLLLVNSDFHVTTSEKETRGLTVLEAFAANIPVLAPRAGGVVENIQDGINGFLFTPQDQDDFIHKLKILVENQSLRQQMGIQGRKSVIGKYSWEQAVTNLLNIWEEQIIRYQNIIVDG
- the tpiA gene encoding triose-phosphate isomerase, translated to MRKIILAGNWKMYKTQAESVEFVQKFKPEIEDTAEGREIVLCTPFTSLTAMSKILHGSKIRLGAQNIHWEDQGAYTGEIAGNMLTEIGVNYVIIGHSERRQYFGETDETVNLRLKAAQRHGMIPILCVGETKQQRDARQTENVIINQLQQDLVDIDQNNLVIAYEPIWAIGTGDTCESVEANRVIGIIRKQLTNQNVPIQYGGSVKPNNIDEIMAQPEIDGVLVGGASLEADSFARIVNYQ
- a CDS encoding helix-turn-helix transcriptional regulator encodes the protein MTRPKQGQLESTKSPFRQLRLAARLSQEKLASQIGVAVSTIRRWEKGQAEPTMTVAQMKAFCQAVNKNLDELPNSFLPPSD
- a CDS encoding TldD/PmbA family protein; translation: MTLATTNTLITQEEALALIESTIKQSQAEGVFVSLSNSESALSRFCENQISQNIRKNRFKLSIISYFGKSSASASTTELDPEAIKQTVRRSEELARFAPADPEWMPLLPPQNYESRTPAFDLATASLSPLAKGEMLQQICLRAKNAGVNGSGTLSSAVSLQAIGNSAGLRVCDRTTEADFSFTARQEDGSSWNNRTAWSIEQLPLESITEEVIQKAIASRQPRPIKPGNYTVIFEPAAMGSLLPWVIWNLDARAADEGRSFMSCRDLGRAEARSDQKGQFGNRVGERIFSPLLQVQRNSAHPLLQGSTFFGDGLSNNYLEIIKDGIPQTLSYSRYWAQQQQQTATGAFYPLVMKGSSQSLSDLIAQTKQGILVSRAWYVRSVNPKTLEVTGMTRDGTFLIENGQLVYPVKNLRFNQSLPEMLANLEAVGKVQRCGSNVIPGCKITNFHFSSVTDSI
- a CDS encoding chromophore lyase CpcT/CpeT, with product MTFSAQLIALGQYLAGEFDNHPQALAQPAWYVHLRLWIRPVPLFTEDSITLFAEQASVVNLNQPYRPRLLRLRENEASPQQLRVEYYMFKDIESVKDAGTNPQLLQQITLEQIEFLPNCTLNVEFQHNSANKYHFKTSPQSDCPCSFNYQGKNFQVFLGFEVTPETLLTYDKGIDPQTGKGIWGALLGAYQFTKIQDFADELLI
- a CDS encoding chlorophyll a/b-binding protein, producing MEKQENKFGFTSFAENWNGRLAMLGFIITIATELMTGKGILAQLGLM